From the genome of Nicotiana tabacum cultivar K326 chromosome 2, ASM71507v2, whole genome shotgun sequence:
TTCCTAATTAAGTTGCATAGTTTACTGAgatattttctattttctttctcCACTGTTTGTCTTTGTTGTTCCGTCTTAGCTCTTAGTTGTGTAGGTCAAGCTAGTTAACATTTAGTATTGGTACGAAATTCGGACCAAATAGAGTCAAATGGTTACAGATGATTCATATAGCCGATCCCGACTACTGTGGAGTTGATTGATTGACAAATTGATTgtattatttgctaattgcattTTTGATGCAGGAGCTATTGTAACTGAGCATTTTTGGATCTCTTTACTGAGACGTTTTTTTTCTGATTGGTGTTTGCTAGCTTTGCTGCTGATGTTAGATTTTAGGAAATATTATTTTACTTCTGCATGATGCTTTGCCAGTTACTTTTTCCATTACGTATCAAAAATAGTTTGCCAGTTACTTATTTAAGATAAGATTATTtaaattgcataatttctaaccATCTGAATGTACATatttactacaacaacaacaatacactTAGTGaagtcccacaagtggggttggAGAGGGTAGTGTCTACGCAGAAGGGTTGGAGGCCTTACCCCCTACCCTGGGAGGGTAGAtgggttgtttccgatagaccctcggctcaagaatgTATATATTTACTAGTATCATTTTTTTGTCTCCCTGCATTTTATGCCATAGGAATTTACATCTAAGATTTTTCATAATCTGTAGAGAATCATAGTGTACAGAGAAAAGGTCCATGGTAGTTTAAACGGTAAGGAAAGTGAGAAGAAATCAAATGTTGAATGGTTACTGGGTTTTGAATGACTTGAGGATATGATACAGCGTTAGCCTTGTTATCGTAACAAGCTAGATATGTTAAGCAACATACAGATGGTTTGCTGGTAATCTTTTGAGTTTAACAGAATATCTTTTGTCTATCTTTCTAGTGTAGATCTTACAACAACGACTACTAGTACTACTGCTACAACACCTCAATTCAAAACTAGTTGGTGTTCGCTACATGAAAATCCTCTATGTCAATTTTtctgatattattgtgtattaggattattttttttaaaaaaactgaaaactaTCAAGTCTCTTTGTGGGGCTTTCTTTTGCTTATCGACTAAGTCAGAGGTTTTTGATTCCATGCTTTATAAAGCATTTCAGGATGCACATGGAGCAGTCCTTTCCATATTTGCATGCTTTTCTTACTTGGTAATTCGAAATGATGACTATGGTTGCCTTGCTTTCAGGTATTAGCAAGAtgaatctcaacaatgttaaggTTCCTAAGATGCCTGGCGGTGGTGCAGCTTCCGCTTTGATCAAGTTGGGAGTAGTGGCTGGTCTTGGTGTGTATGGAGTTGCTAACAGTCTCTACAATGTTGATGGTGGACACCGCGCAATTGTGTTCAACCGTATTATTGGTGTTAAAGATAAGGTAACAACTTTTCTTGCCTTGTTTGGTGGACTTCTCTAGGAAATATTGGTGGTGTTAAAGAGAAGGTATCTACTACTTCTGCTTTGTTGCATTGACTCTTTGACACACTTCATCAGTGGATAAATTGTATTGACTTGACTAGCATCAGTCACCCTCAAAATTCTGTGTGTTTTGCATGTCGAGACCAAAATTTTATTCACATCCTTGTGGATCCGACGGCCTTCTGCaatatttaatttctttttatagTATGGTCTTTACTCTTTAATACTTCCCTTGTTGATTATGTTTGGTGGATATAATTCATGAGGTTCAGCAGGTAAGATGTGCACAGTTCTTTTGCAGGGCAAAATGTTTCTATGTAATGCCAAGTTTCACAAAATAGAAGTAATacttatgatgttgatattttattaaattctgtCATGTCCTGGCACATTGATATGTTTTGGATTTGCTGGCTCTTTATATGTGTTTTGGAGcccttttctttgattttattggATCTTGTTACTTCAATGTGGTTGTTGGGAGACTTATGCCCTAGTGTATGGCCTTTACCTGTTTTTCCTCTGTTTATATGTGCCGGAGGTTTTATTGATAAGTGCACTAAATGTTTGATGAATAGGTTTATCCAGAAGGGACACATTTCATGATCCCTTGGTTTGAAAGGCCGGTCATTTATGATGTTCGTGCACGTCCTCATCTAGTGGAGAGCACTTCAGGAAGTCGTGACCTTCAGATGGTAAATTCTTCTATGAAACATGTGTTGCTCCATTTTACAAGAtattaaaggaaaaaagaaggcAAACATTTCGTCTTGACTTGTGAAGGGCAAGCGTTGGTCATAGTCAACATTTTGCTTAATCCTAGGAACAGTTTTTTCTTGTGGCTTTGGCAGAATAACAGGTTTAAATGAAAAATAATGTTCCAACTTATTTCACAGGTCAAAATTGGTCTTCGAGTTCTCACTCGTCCTGTTCCGGACCAACTACCCACTGTTTACCGAACACTTGGTGAGAACTATAATGAAAGGGTCCTCCCTTCCATTATTCATGAGACTTTGAAAGCTGTGGTTGCTCAGTACAACGCAAGCCAGCTCATCACCCAGAGAGAGGTATTTGCAAGAGGCCTTGCTTTACATTGTTAATGTTGCTCTTTGTCAAAGTAGTTATTGTGCTAGAGATACTTATCTAAAAAAGTTATTGTGCTAGATATGGTAATCCGTCCCATCTTTACTGTGTGAGTGATGGTTTGGAGGAAATGTTCAATTGTTAGATATACCGCTTCTTCCTCTGGCACCTAACTGTAAATTTTCTTCTTCGGCTTCCCTAGAAACTATTTGAAATCGTTTCTGTTTTGCTCAATCTTGTGTACTTTTTGCAGAATGTTAGTAGAGAAATACGCAAGATTTTGACAGAGAGAGCAGCTAA
Proteins encoded in this window:
- the LOC107800968 gene encoding prohibitin-1, mitochondrial; translation: MNLNNVKVPKMPGGGAASALIKLGVVAGLGVYGVANSLYNVDGGHRAIVFNRIIGVKDKVYPEGTHFMIPWFERPVIYDVRARPHLVESTSGSRDLQMVKIGLRVLTRPVPDQLPTVYRTLGENYNERVLPSIIHETLKAVVAQYNASQLITQRENVSREIRKILTERAANFNIALDDVSITSLTFGKEFTAAIEAKQVAAQEAERAKFVVEKAEQDKRSAIIRAQGEAKSAQLIGQSIANNPAFITLRKIEAAREIAQTMSHAANKVYLSSDDLLLNLQDFNLDSAGKR